In Streptomyces puniciscabiei, a single genomic region encodes these proteins:
- a CDS encoding helix-turn-helix domain-containing protein yields the protein MPARRHPTARQVRLGTELRRLREAAGLKATEAASLLGANSVQMSQIESGIAGVSEQRVRRLAANYACADTKLIEALVGMATDRTRGWWEDYRGVLPAAYQDLAELDHHATFRNDVAVIHVPGLFQTEDYARALFAYMNPEFPDSEVDLRVEHRMKRQVVIDGPEPIPYETVIHEAALRIQVAGQAASRAQLSRILEVSEADHVTVRVIPFALHDFAGAGSTMVHLGGTVPRLDTVVRDAPHGTAFLDSEAQLEHFRTLFRKVKEQALSPEQSRDLIHQMTKEL from the coding sequence GTGCCAGCACGACGGCACCCCACTGCACGCCAGGTACGCCTGGGCACCGAGCTACGCAGGCTGCGAGAGGCCGCCGGGCTCAAGGCGACCGAGGCCGCGAGCCTGTTGGGGGCGAACTCCGTCCAGATGAGTCAGATCGAATCCGGGATCGCCGGTGTCAGCGAGCAGCGAGTGCGTCGGCTTGCCGCCAACTACGCTTGCGCCGACACGAAGTTGATCGAAGCGCTCGTCGGCATGGCGACCGACCGTACGCGGGGGTGGTGGGAGGACTACCGGGGCGTCCTTCCCGCCGCCTACCAAGATCTCGCCGAGTTGGACCACCACGCGACGTTCCGCAATGACGTAGCAGTCATCCATGTACCGGGGCTCTTCCAGACGGAGGACTACGCCCGAGCCCTCTTCGCCTACATGAATCCCGAGTTCCCGGACAGCGAAGTGGACCTTCGCGTGGAGCACCGGATGAAACGTCAGGTCGTCATCGACGGGCCCGAGCCCATCCCGTACGAGACCGTGATCCATGAGGCGGCACTCCGCATCCAGGTGGCCGGGCAGGCCGCGTCCCGGGCCCAGTTGAGCCGCATCCTGGAAGTGTCCGAGGCCGACCACGTCACCGTGCGGGTCATCCCCTTCGCGTTGCACGACTTCGCGGGAGCCGGAAGCACCATGGTGCACCTCGGTGGAACAGTCCCTCGCCTGGACACCGTCGTACGGGACGCTCCACACGGCACGGCCTTCCTCGACTCCGAAGCCCAGCTGGAGCACTTTCGAACGCTCTTCCGTAAG